The DNA sequence GTGGGCAGTGGCATATCTGTCACCTCATCACTTGAGGCTAATAACGAGTCCAGACCTGCAACTACTGTACCATGATGCCTCTCCAATTACCATTTCTGCTTGCCTATGTGCACAGTATAAAGCATGAAGGTGGCTTCAAATTATTACTAAATATTCTTTTCTAACATTCACTTTTAAAAATCTTCCATTGGCTTTACCCTGTTGGCTATTGGAAACAATTAAGATTGTTAATGTCTTGTTGACAGTTTCAGAAGGTATTTCCTATTCCATTATTATGCTCACTTTTCATAACACCAAAAATTAGGAGCACAGTTTTTCAAACTCTCAtttttattgttgaaatgtttgtGCAAACAGTAATGTTTTTCACTGacatcaaatatatttttatttttcacaaatagtaatcttaatttttttttgccctggattataataattaaaatgcaatgttacacaagtgtgtatgcatgtgccttcaagttgtctgtcgaCTTTTGTGCATACCATTGTAATAAGCTTCACTTAACATATAGGAACTATCTTCTAAGTAAAAAATgcaaaatatcacattataaatgtATCACATTCCATGTCTGgcattaaaagcattaaaaaagagggggggggggggaagaaatacACATCAAAAGTTCTGATATTTTAAATCCACTTATACTTAATCTAGGAATGTGTATAACTTTGGCTTGTTGTCATTCATACCTCATAAGAACTTGGAAGCTTTAATTTTAAACTTAGAAACTTCTTTAGGGTTCCTACAGTCACACGTGTAGAACACCGGATAAATTTTTTCATCAGTCCCTAAAAGAAAGGAGACAAAACCAGGTAAGCTTAGATATTTACATCTCAGATAGCTGGGATTATATTGAAGAAAACGGACACatctgtttaatttttaaaaaaaacaattgttaGATGAGTAGAGCACAATTTAGTTGTAGAGGTTTAAAACAgtttaagaaaacaaaattacAGTGGCTGATAATATTATAGCTTAACTCCACATCACACTTCAGCTGCAGTCTGTATTCAAATACATGTAAAAGTTTCATTACCAATGAAAGGTGATCTCAGTTATGAATTGTGGACTGCTACCTTCAAAGACACATAAGGAGTAGATATGACAGAAGGCTTTCCCAGTTACTGCTCCCTGACTCTGGGACTCCACACCAAGAGAGCTAGGCTTTTCATTTAATCTTATTATAAACCACCATAAATTCAGTTTTGTGGAGAAAATTGTAAACCCACCCAAAGAACGAAGGCCCAGTGCTTTCCAGGCCTCTAGGGCAGCCTAATAAAGGCTGCCCTGGCCAATCAGCGGCGAACCCTGGCCTGCAGGAAAGAGCAGGCCCCGGCCGCTGATAGGCCAAGGGGGAGCCGTGGCGGGAAACTTTCCCGCCAGAAAAGGGGGGCTCTGGGAAGGAGAAGGCCCCTTCCGGCCCCCAGAAGCATGGGAGCGCCCACCCCCGCAACGGACGCTCCAGGTGAGTCTGGCCCTTCTTTAAACCCATCTCCCCACTTGCACTTGAAGGTCAAACAATATGCTTATCAACAAACAGGAACTTTAGATTGTCAAACTGCTGCAAAGTGTAAtgtgtttttttcaaaataaatttaaCACAGATCTACTAAAATATCCAAGAAAAATCAGCAggtaaaataaaaaaagagaatGTAGATGGTTGTGTTAGCAATCAACAAAATGCTGGAGACAatatgttgctgtggcttatttcTGCCTATGCTGgaaagtcggggggggggggggtctattgATTTGGGCAGCAAATCTTAGCTGGTACAGCAAGTACAAACCACTGTGGTGAAGTAGTTCAGGCAATggacgactctggagaccagggtttgagtccCTACTTGACTGTAGAAAGTCTGGAAACATACTCTTGACTCCAGAAAACatcgtgataggtttgccttagagtcacGGTAAACTGAAAATTACCTGAAGGCACCTGATAACAGCAAACTGAAATCAATGTGATTACCATATAAAAGAACATTCTTGGCACAAGTCTGGCAGTATAACACTTATATGGAGATCAAACAACTACTTATAGTCGGGGGGAAATATGGAATCTCGTttcttgaaatttgaatccattagttCATATTCTAATCTTTAGAGCAGCGGGAAATAAGATTATTCTATAGAAGGTTACATTTCTTCAGCGTTTCCTCATGCAAATAGTGGCTATCCATTTCTTTTATTCTTTGATGGTACCCCATTCTTCTGTTTCTTGGGCATATCTCTTAAATCTCAGGTCATCTGAGAGTACATTATATACCCACCCTGATTTCTATAGAAATCTCTCACGTTACTTTCTTCTTTGCAACTGTGCCTTTAGTACTGCATCCTTTAAAAACTCCCATGAACCACAAACTCCCTTTACTTTGAGCATTTCTCACCATGAGCGTCTGACTACATTTGGCTTCCCCAAATGAAAATTGACATGGGTGTCTGGGTAACCCCACCCCCAACCTCTCCTTCCCCTTAATTCCACCCCGATCCTGATCAGAAGCATCAGAAATGATTTAAAAACTCACTTTTACTACATTATCTCCAGACTGGCCATTGTTACGTAAACAATCCAAACAAATAGCAATCTGTGGGTCACTCCTGTGATAGTCTTTATCCTCTTGATTTTCATCTTCATCTTTATTATCTTTGGGATTTGGGGATTTTGGATTTTCTtctgcaaaataaaaacaaaggtgACATATTATTCAGCCTAATGATCTAAATATATCAATTTAGAGTGTGCCTTTttaaatgattcattgaaactggGATTTCTAAATGAGGTGATCTTGGATTTCTGCTCTAAACAATATCATCTGTGCatctgtgtttgtttatttaattaatttatataccgctcttctcccccagggggacccagagcggtcttacacaattatatgtggcagaattaaatgccacatataatacaagatgtagtaaaaccaaatataaaacacaattaaaagccgctatccaaatcaaattaaaacaatttaaaccattTGACCATTATAACAGGGAAGtttcgagccaaagtcagagccagtccgtgtTCGACTTAATATTAATTAACAGAATCCATCAGGTTGtatcaactcatatcttaggatgggccaaaagcttggtcccacagccaggtcttcagctgcttcctaaaagacatgagtgagtgggcttccctaatctcccttggcaaggagttccacagccacggaGCCACCACCTTTTTCTCATCCCTGCCAACCGCacctgtgatggtggcaggaccaATAATAGGGCCtcacttgaagatcttaatctgtgggacggcccgtagggggagatacgttctgagaggtaagttggaccagagccgtgcTTTGGCATTCAATATCTGCGAAATACCTTCATGGAACATTATTTGAACATCTGAACCCAATAgcattttccctttttatatgtaAAAGAAACAGATACATTCTGCACTGATATTTGAGATCAGAACTAGATACAATTTTACAAACTGAAGTTTATTTGGAGAATAAAGTTTATACATATAGAAATATTAAGAAATCTAGATGTCTTCTGTACAATATAGGGCCTTAATCATATCTTCTTTTAGTGTTATACTATGGCTAGGGTGAAAACTAGTATATATACTAAACAAATAGGTAATGCACAAAGAGAACTAGAAAGTTATGGAGCTTATAGTATAAGACTGGAATCTTGGTGAGCCCCTGAGTCATGAAACTTATTGGGTAACTTAGTCAGCTGCTATCTATCAGCCTTTATatcatgggatataaatatacagtagagtcttacttatccaatataaatgggccggcagaacattggataagcgaaaatgttggataataaggagggattaaggaaaagcctagtaaatgtcaaattgcattatgacatcatgttttacaacagacagaaaaagcaggtcaatacacagtaacattatgtagtaattactgtatttacgaatttagcaccaaaacattgcaatgtattgaaaacattgactacaaaaaattggctaccaaaaattgactacaaataaaaatagaattgattaaatgaacttgcagtaacaacactgttggaagttaaatctgtaaaaagttaaaTCCTTGCTGCCTGTGGATCCAGACAGGAGGCGGACTgcattggacaatccagaacgttggatactcTACTGTAACTAGCTAATCCAACAGTGTTGGTGAAGCATGTATGAAGCTTCTGGATTAGACAATCAACTCTACAAATTTTACATTACTATATGCTGTGCTAGATAAAAATAGCCAGGTATATGTAAGAGATGTGCAATGTTCCAAAGGATAATTTCAACATTTGCTAGGTGATGCAGGTAAAACTGCAACTGAGAGAATTTCAGCTTTAGTTTTGTAGTCattacaacattttttttaaaaaaattcaacagaTATTAGAAGGTGTTATATTATTCGAAGAGCATAAATACCTTCTCCGTTTTCTTGAggtttgtttttcctccagaattcaGCTTCACAGTGCAGTTCCTCTagttagcaacaacaacaaaaataagagTGTGGTATTTCAGATCACGAATGCTGGAATGAAAACATGATTGTAGGAGGGGAAAGGTAGCAATCTAAGTAAGAAAGGAAAAAACTTACTTTCACGAAGTTGTGGAACCAACTTAAATATGATTTCTTCTAATGTATTATCGAGCCTTAAAAACAGAAGATAATTCGGTGTAAGGAGTCCAAAGATTTTAGCTTTACTTAATTATTTTAAACTGGCTAACAAGTATTATTGACACTAAACATTACAGAAATTAAAAGAGAAACAGTTAAAGAAATATAACTCATCCAGCCAGAGAC is a window from the Anolis carolinensis isolate JA03-04 chromosome 3, rAnoCar3.1.pri, whole genome shotgun sequence genome containing:
- the pcgf5 gene encoding polycomb group RING finger protein 5 isoform X3, whose amino-acid sequence is MATQRKHSVKDFNPYITCCICKGYLIKPTTVTECLHTFCKSCIVQHFEESNDCPRCGNQVHETNPLEMLRLDNTLEEIIFKLVPQLREKELHCEAEFWRKNKPQENGEEENPKSPNPKDNKDEDENQEDKDYHRSDPQIAICLDCLRNNGQSGDNVVKGLMKKFIRCSTRVTVGTLKKFLSLKLKLPSSYELDVLCNGEIMGKDHTMEFIYMTRWRLRGENSYPMVLQYRPRIDFG